From a region of the Janthinobacterium sp. 61 genome:
- a CDS encoding glycoside hydrolase family 19 protein, whose translation MSALTLAQLVAIMPYARPRAATFLAPLNAAMLEFGITTPARQASFLSQVGHESGSLAYVRELASGAAYEGRRDLGNTLPGDGVRYKGRGLIQITGRANYAACGKALGLDLLAKPDLLEQIVNACRSAGWFWQSNGLNALADAGDQVRVTRRVNGGTNGLAERLALFAAAQRVLA comes from the coding sequence ATGAGCGCCCTGACGCTGGCCCAGCTGGTGGCCATCATGCCGTATGCGCGCCCACGCGCGGCAACATTCCTTGCTCCCCTAAATGCCGCCATGCTGGAGTTCGGCATCACTACGCCGGCGCGCCAGGCATCGTTCCTGTCGCAGGTTGGCCACGAATCGGGAAGTCTGGCTTACGTGCGCGAACTGGCCAGCGGCGCGGCGTACGAGGGGCGGCGTGATCTGGGCAATACCTTGCCCGGCGACGGCGTGCGCTATAAGGGGCGCGGCCTGATCCAGATCACAGGCCGCGCCAACTATGCAGCCTGCGGTAAGGCGTTGGGCCTGGACCTGCTGGCCAAGCCCGATCTGCTCGAGCAGATCGTCAATGCCTGCCGCAGCGCGGGCTGGTTCTGGCAGTCGAACGGCTTGAACGCACTGGCAGATGCTGGTGACCAGGTACGCGTTACGCGACGCGTGAATGGCGGAACGAATGGTCTGGCCGAGCGCTTGGCGCTATTTGCCGCAGCCCAGCGGGTGCTGGCGTGA
- a CDS encoding DUF4760 domain-containing protein, which yields MSDPVQSAKVTLWLGESLGFWIQTGAFLLSALAAAFIIYHNGKLSRLRATIDLIMHQKSDQELLKCVSEVYRLTDSNQSFSALKAGSEDLKCVLRVLNNHEFIACGIRSEAFSESVYKQMQCSNLLKVYRSSKPMIDDLRRKHSIPTLFQDFEWLAERWKASPVKKIGKK from the coding sequence GTGAGCGATCCCGTTCAGTCTGCCAAGGTAACACTATGGCTAGGCGAGAGTTTAGGCTTCTGGATACAAACAGGAGCCTTTCTTTTATCTGCCCTCGCTGCAGCTTTTATTATTTATCATAATGGAAAGCTTTCAAGATTACGTGCAACTATCGATCTTATCATGCACCAGAAGAGCGATCAGGAGCTTCTGAAATGTGTTTCGGAGGTCTATCGGCTTACTGATTCGAATCAAAGTTTCAGCGCGCTCAAAGCGGGATCTGAGGACTTAAAATGTGTATTGCGTGTCTTGAACAACCATGAGTTCATTGCTTGTGGTATTCGTTCAGAGGCATTCTCTGAGTCTGTTTACAAGCAAATGCAGTGTTCTAATTTGCTCAAGGTTTACCGATCATCTAAGCCGATGATAGATGACCTGAGAAGAAAGCATAGCATTCCAACATTATTCCAAGATTTTGAGTGGCTGGCAGAGCGCTGGAAAGCCTCGCCCGTCAAAAAAATCGGGAAAAAATGA
- a CDS encoding site-specific integrase produces the protein MAKRGTNQLEDLQIKRWIAKGEPIAKSDGGGLTFTLSRAGTASWVLRYMRDAKARELTIGNYPDISLAAARKIAREKRGAIDGGQDPAAQKKAARMTSKMSWTVNALIKDYTIKRLVPSEFAKGTIYYRKSDFTNDIGPKLGTLNVIDVTPAHVVHMLEKSGKTWEVQKRILTSTTQIFDHAIGKQLIHSNPCAAIKLAALMGKRPAPRKRVMLSEQDLRKLLSTIADIGTENALAFRIMLATCVRSVELVKAKWTDIDFDRATWFVPDESVKTRTGFLVPLTPTVLNWFSNLRDLSDDSEWVLPSRRPSRAGQHVGRTTLWAAITRAFERGDIEIQRFTPHDTRSTAKGHMRNMGISREISEIALNHALKGMEGIYDVREEIPERRRALEQWALFLVACEHGRPNNVVAMPSQAEA, from the coding sequence ATGGCGAAGCGCGGGACCAACCAGCTGGAAGACTTGCAGATCAAGCGATGGATTGCAAAGGGCGAGCCTATAGCAAAATCTGACGGTGGCGGGCTCACTTTTACTCTATCGCGCGCCGGCACCGCGAGCTGGGTTTTGCGGTACATGCGCGACGCTAAGGCTCGGGAGCTGACTATCGGAAACTACCCCGACATCTCGCTGGCCGCTGCCAGGAAGATCGCTCGCGAGAAGCGTGGCGCTATTGATGGAGGCCAAGACCCGGCCGCGCAAAAGAAGGCGGCGCGCATGACTTCCAAGATGTCCTGGACTGTTAACGCCCTGATCAAGGATTACACGATCAAGCGCCTTGTGCCGTCTGAATTTGCTAAAGGTACTATATATTACCGAAAAAGTGACTTTACCAACGATATAGGGCCGAAACTCGGGACCCTAAACGTCATCGACGTTACGCCTGCTCATGTAGTGCACATGCTGGAAAAATCCGGGAAAACGTGGGAAGTACAGAAGAGGATCTTAACCTCGACAACACAAATATTTGATCATGCCATTGGCAAACAGTTAATACATAGCAATCCATGTGCCGCGATCAAACTGGCCGCGCTGATGGGCAAGCGGCCAGCACCAAGGAAACGAGTGATGCTATCCGAGCAAGATTTGCGAAAACTATTATCCACAATCGCGGACATCGGAACAGAAAACGCCTTGGCATTCCGCATCATGTTGGCAACTTGTGTTCGATCTGTCGAGCTCGTAAAGGCAAAATGGACGGATATCGATTTCGACCGTGCAACCTGGTTTGTGCCTGACGAGTCTGTCAAGACGCGTACTGGCTTCCTTGTTCCTCTCACGCCAACGGTATTAAACTGGTTCAGCAACCTGCGTGACCTATCTGATGACTCGGAATGGGTGCTGCCATCGAGGCGCCCTAGCCGCGCTGGGCAGCACGTCGGCCGGACCACCCTTTGGGCGGCGATCACACGAGCGTTTGAACGCGGGGATATAGAAATTCAACGCTTTACCCCTCATGACACGCGTAGCACCGCCAAGGGGCATATGCGGAACATGGGTATCTCAAGAGAGATTTCGGAAATCGCACTTAACCACGCACTCAAGGGAATGGAAGGCATCTATGATGTGCGGGAAGAAATCCCGGAACGCCGCCGCGCCCTGGAACAATGGGCGCTATTCTTAGTGGCCTGCGAGCATGGCCGACCAAATAACGTCGTGGCGATGCCCAGCCAGGCCGAAGCATAA
- a CDS encoding DUF1653 domain-containing protein: MRYRHYKGGIYELVCEATLEADLTPMIVYRAADGSIWTRPKDVFFQLIEVDGVMVQRFAPIN; the protein is encoded by the coding sequence ATGCGTTATCGGCACTACAAGGGCGGCATTTATGAACTGGTGTGCGAAGCCACGCTGGAAGCGGATCTGACGCCGATGATCGTGTATCGCGCTGCGGACGGTTCCATCTGGACCCGGCCGAAGGACGTGTTCTTTCAGCTGATTGAAGTCGACGGCGTCATGGTCCAGCGTTTCGCTCCCATCAACTGA
- a CDS encoding CreA family protein, with the protein MYKLLSAALVLGVACTAAQAETIGSVDTVFKLIGPDHKIVVEAYDDPRVAGVSCYLSRAKTGGIKGAVGLAEDKADAAVACRQVGPLQFKGKLPRQEEVFTERASIFFKHVRVVRMVDSKRNALVYLVYSDRLIEGSPKNSVTAVAVPGDQPIPVR; encoded by the coding sequence ATGTATAAATTGCTGTCAGCCGCTTTGGTGCTGGGTGTTGCCTGCACCGCGGCGCAGGCCGAAACCATCGGTTCGGTCGACACGGTGTTCAAACTGATCGGTCCTGACCACAAGATTGTCGTCGAAGCGTATGACGATCCGCGCGTCGCTGGGGTCAGCTGCTATCTGTCGCGCGCCAAGACGGGCGGCATCAAGGGCGCCGTCGGCCTGGCCGAAGACAAGGCCGATGCGGCCGTGGCTTGCCGCCAGGTGGGGCCGCTGCAATTCAAGGGCAAGCTGCCGCGCCAGGAAGAAGTGTTTACCGAGCGTGCCTCGATCTTCTTCAAGCATGTGCGCGTGGTGCGCATGGTCGACAGCAAGCGCAATGCGCTGGTCTATCTCGTGTATTCCGACCGCCTGATCGAGGGCAGTCCGAAAAATAGCGTCACCGCCGTCGCCGTGCCCGGCGACCAGCCGATTCCCGTCCGTTAA
- a CDS encoding leucyl aminopeptidase produces MDFSIKAFDTKSTLGTAKSGCIAVAVFENKKLSPAAKSLDSKGAISAALKSGDISGKPGSTLLLRAVDGVAAERVLLVGMGSDDTVSEKSFATGVQAALKAFGSLGAADAIIALPLTEVKERDVNWAIRCVVQAAHDSEYRCDSQKSKKDPAPAGVRKIVLAAPATAATRGALAQAIAIANGSDLTRKLGDLPANIANPTYLANTAKQLAKEYKFEVEVLDRKQLEALKMGSFLSVTNGSEQPPKFIVLKHMGGKAKDAPVVLVGKGITFDTGGISIKAGPGMDEMKYDMCGAASVLGTFRAIGEMNLKLNVIGVIAACENMPSGRATKPGDIVTSMNGLTIEVLNTDAEGRLVLCDALTYAERFKPAAVVDIATLTGACVVALGHHNSGLFTRSDAAHDQLANELLAAGKQSSDTAWRMPIEEAYNEQLKSNFADLANIGTPGGGSVTAAAFLENFTKKYTWAHLDIAGTAWKSGGSKGATGRPVPLLTTFLINRV; encoded by the coding sequence ATGGACTTTAGCATAAAAGCATTCGATACCAAGAGCACCCTCGGCACGGCCAAAAGCGGATGCATCGCGGTTGCGGTATTCGAAAACAAAAAACTGTCGCCAGCGGCAAAATCGCTGGACAGCAAGGGTGCGATTTCGGCTGCGCTGAAGTCCGGCGACATCAGCGGCAAGCCAGGCAGCACCTTGCTGCTGCGCGCAGTCGATGGCGTCGCCGCCGAACGTGTTCTGCTGGTAGGCATGGGCAGCGATGACACTGTCAGCGAAAAAAGCTTCGCTACCGGTGTACAAGCGGCCCTCAAGGCTTTCGGCTCGCTGGGCGCTGCGGACGCCATTATCGCATTACCGCTGACGGAAGTGAAAGAGCGCGACGTAAATTGGGCAATCCGTTGCGTGGTGCAAGCCGCCCACGACAGCGAATACCGTTGCGACTCGCAAAAAAGTAAAAAAGATCCGGCGCCAGCAGGCGTGCGCAAGATCGTCCTGGCGGCACCCGCAACGGCGGCCACCCGCGGCGCACTGGCGCAAGCCATCGCCATCGCCAACGGCTCCGACCTGACGCGCAAGCTGGGCGACCTGCCGGCGAACATCGCCAATCCGACCTACCTGGCCAACACGGCCAAACAGCTGGCCAAGGAATACAAGTTCGAAGTCGAAGTCCTGGACCGCAAACAGCTCGAAGCGCTGAAAATGGGCAGCTTCCTGTCCGTCACCAACGGCAGCGAACAGCCGCCGAAATTCATCGTCCTGAAGCACATGGGCGGCAAGGCCAAGGATGCGCCAGTGGTCCTGGTCGGCAAAGGCATCACCTTCGACACGGGCGGCATTTCGATCAAGGCTGGTCCTGGCATGGATGAAATGAAGTACGACATGTGCGGTGCAGCCTCGGTACTGGGCACCTTCCGCGCCATCGGCGAAATGAATCTGAAGCTGAACGTCATCGGCGTCATCGCCGCGTGCGAAAACATGCCGTCGGGCCGCGCCACCAAGCCGGGCGACATCGTCACCTCGATGAACGGTCTGACCATCGAAGTACTGAACACCGACGCCGAAGGCCGTCTGGTGCTGTGCGACGCGCTGACCTACGCCGAACGCTTCAAGCCGGCAGCCGTGGTCGATATCGCCACCCTGACGGGCGCTTGCGTCGTCGCCCTGGGCCACCATAACAGCGGCCTGTTTACGCGCAGCGATGCGGCGCATGACCAGCTGGCCAATGAACTGCTGGCAGCGGGCAAACAGTCCAGCGATACGGCATGGCGCATGCCGATCGAAGAGGCGTACAACGAGCAGCTGAAATCGAACTTCGCCGACCTGGCCAACATCGGCACGCCAGGCGGCGGTTCGGTGACGGCAGCGGCGTTCCTGGAAAACTTCACCAAGAAGTACACCTGGGCGCATCTGGACATCGCCGGCACGGCATGGAAATCGGGCGGCTCGAAGGGCGCGACCGGTCGCCCAGTGCCATTATTGACGACGTTCCTGATCAACCGCGTATAA
- the lptF gene encoding LPS export ABC transporter permease LptF yields MIFQRALRRELASAAGATFTVLFSILLTWMLIGILGKAAGGKIASADVMSLMVFSALMQLPTIIILTGFISVLMVVTRSYKESEMVVWFASGMSLSRWIWPVLSFGLPLVLATGILSLYATPWAQKKSDEYVARFEKREDLQKVTPGQFRESAGSNRIFFVEGVSGEKNVVQNVFVNTVDEKGSAVVVVAREGVINTDAKGERFLVLKSGRRYQGVPTQADFQTMEFEQYIMRIESKQQELGAELGVRAMSTMALIADPNPYTMAELLWRVSAPLIGLMLILLAIPLGFVNPRAGSSANLIVALLIFFTYSNLIKVAEASVKQGRLTFGLAWWPLHLLAALAVVALFAWRLNVNHRYHPLVLLASFKRGRRAGNISKAASK; encoded by the coding sequence ATGATCTTTCAACGCGCCCTTCGACGTGAATTGGCTAGTGCCGCCGGGGCCACCTTCACTGTTTTGTTCAGCATCCTGCTCACCTGGATGCTGATCGGTATTCTCGGCAAGGCGGCGGGCGGCAAGATCGCGTCGGCCGACGTCATGTCGCTGATGGTCTTTTCCGCCCTGATGCAGCTGCCCACCATCATTATCCTTACCGGTTTCATTTCGGTGCTGATGGTCGTCACGCGCAGCTACAAAGAGTCGGAGATGGTGGTGTGGTTCGCTTCCGGCATGAGCCTGTCGCGCTGGATCTGGCCGGTCCTGAGCTTCGGCCTGCCGCTGGTGCTGGCCACCGGCATCCTGAGCCTGTACGCCACGCCGTGGGCGCAAAAGAAAAGCGATGAATACGTGGCGCGCTTTGAAAAGCGCGAAGACCTGCAGAAAGTCACGCCGGGCCAGTTCCGCGAATCGGCCGGTAGCAACCGCATCTTCTTCGTCGAGGGTGTCAGCGGTGAGAAGAACGTGGTGCAGAACGTCTTCGTCAATACCGTCGATGAGAAGGGAAGTGCCGTCGTTGTCGTCGCCAGGGAAGGCGTGATCAATACCGACGCCAAGGGCGAACGCTTCCTGGTGCTCAAGAGCGGCCGGCGCTATCAGGGCGTGCCGACGCAGGCGGACTTCCAGACCATGGAATTCGAGCAGTACATCATGCGCATCGAGAGCAAGCAGCAGGAACTGGGCGCGGAACTGGGCGTGCGCGCCATGAGCACCATGGCGCTCATCGCCGATCCGAATCCCTACACCATGGCCGAATTGCTGTGGCGCGTCAGTGCGCCCCTGATCGGGCTGATGCTGATCCTGCTGGCCATTCCGCTGGGCTTCGTTAATCCGCGTGCCGGCAGTTCGGCCAACCTGATCGTGGCCCTGCTGATTTTCTTTACGTACAGCAACCTTATCAAGGTCGCCGAAGCGAGCGTGAAGCAGGGCCGCCTGACATTCGGCCTGGCCTGGTGGCCGCTGCATCTGCTGGCGGCACTGGCAGTCGTGGCGCTGTTTGCGTGGCGCCTGAATGTGAATCACCGCTACCATCCGCTGGTCCTGCTGGCGTCCTTCAAGCGCGGGCGCCGCGCCGGCAATATAAGTAAAGCGGCATCGAAATGA
- the lptG gene encoding LPS export ABC transporter permease LptG yields MKILQRYFAVSIFQAVLFVLLAFLALQAFIDLTGELPKVGRNGYTIQYAFLYVLVLVPGHVYEVMPIAALIGTIYTMAQFAASSEFTIMRASSMSTAMAAGFLFRIGIVFVVITFIFGEVITPRTEPLAERLKLTSRGAAVSSEFRSGLWTKDMVKSDGLTGTVTGSRFFNVGEARPDGQLKNVKLYEFDTDMRLRTLTVAKGATYQGNNTWRLTEVTETSFSNSAATSPGFEPKLANYFGQETSLVRTVQSARKDMVSEVTPKILTVSASDPERMSASELAVYTRHLAENKQETERFRIAFWKKLIDPLAIFVLMALALPFAYMHTRSGGISLKIFIGIMIGVSFMLVNTLFSHLGLLSTWPAFLTAVAPSTLYLLLALGALWWVERH; encoded by the coding sequence ATGAAGATTTTACAGCGCTATTTTGCAGTCTCGATATTCCAGGCGGTGCTGTTCGTGCTGCTGGCCTTCCTGGCACTGCAGGCTTTCATCGACCTGACGGGCGAGCTGCCCAAGGTAGGCCGCAACGGCTACACCATCCAGTATGCCTTCCTGTATGTGCTGGTGCTGGTGCCGGGGCACGTGTACGAGGTGATGCCGATTGCGGCACTGATCGGCACGATCTACACGATGGCGCAGTTTGCGGCCAGTTCCGAATTTACCATCATGCGCGCCTCGAGCATGTCGACGGCGATGGCGGCCGGTTTCCTGTTCCGCATCGGTATCGTCTTCGTGGTCATTACTTTCATCTTCGGTGAGGTGATCACGCCGCGCACCGAGCCGCTGGCCGAACGCCTCAAGCTGACTTCGCGCGGCGCGGCCGTGTCGAGCGAATTTCGCTCCGGCCTGTGGACCAAGGACATGGTCAAGAGCGACGGCCTGACCGGCACCGTCACAGGTTCGCGCTTTTTCAATGTGGGCGAAGCGCGTCCGGACGGCCAGCTGAAAAACGTCAAGCTGTATGAATTTGACACCGATATGCGTTTGCGCACCCTGACCGTGGCCAAGGGCGCGACGTATCAGGGTAATAACACTTGGCGCCTGACCGAAGTGACGGAAACGTCGTTCTCGAACAGCGCGGCAACTTCGCCCGGCTTCGAGCCGAAGCTGGCGAACTACTTTGGGCAGGAAACGAGCCTGGTGCGCACGGTGCAAAGCGCCAGAAAGGACATGGTGTCGGAAGTGACGCCGAAGATATTGACGGTATCGGCTTCCGATCCCGAACGCATGTCGGCCAGCGAACTGGCCGTGTACACGCGCCACCTGGCCGAGAACAAGCAGGAAACCGAGCGTTTCCGCATCGCCTTCTGGAAAAAGCTGATCGATCCGCTGGCCATCTTCGTGCTGATGGCGCTGGCGCTGCCGTTCGCCTACATGCACACCCGCAGCGGCGGCATCAGCCTGAAGATATTCATCGGCATCATGATCGGCGTGAGCTTCATGCTGGTTAATACGCTCTTTTCGCATCTTGGGCTGCTCAGCACCTGGCCAGCCTTCCTGACGGCGGTGGCGCCGAGCACCCTGTATCTGCTGCTGGCGCTGGGCGCCCTGTGGTGGGTGGAACGGCACTGA
- a CDS encoding sirohydrochlorin chelatase, giving the protein METNVQQTLILFAHGARAASWAAPFERLRDLTQARMPGTSVHLAFLELMTPRLPELVATLLAELPAGAILDVTVVPVFLGQGGHVLRDLPLLLEELRQQHPQLRLKVVEAVGENASVLAAIADYCVAAPGSSPLP; this is encoded by the coding sequence ATGGAGACGAACGTGCAACAGACACTAATCTTGTTTGCCCATGGCGCGCGCGCCGCATCGTGGGCCGCGCCCTTCGAGCGCCTGCGTGATCTTACCCAGGCGCGCATGCCCGGCACCAGCGTGCACCTGGCCTTCCTGGAGCTGATGACACCGCGCCTGCCCGAGCTGGTAGCGACCCTGCTGGCCGAGCTGCCCGCCGGCGCCATCCTGGACGTCACGGTGGTGCCGGTGTTCCTGGGGCAGGGCGGGCATGTCCTGCGCGACTTGCCGCTCTTGCTGGAAGAGCTGCGCCAGCAGCATCCGCAATTGCGCCTGAAGGTAGTCGAGGCGGTTGGCGAGAACGCCAGCGTGCTCGCTGCCATCGCCGATTACTGCGTGGCGGCGCCAGGTTCCAGCCCGCTTCCTTGA